The following proteins come from a genomic window of Miscanthus floridulus cultivar M001 chromosome 2, ASM1932011v1, whole genome shotgun sequence:
- the LOC136538247 gene encoding uncharacterized protein, producing MGRRLALLICVALLSAAMANGTRPAAGTVGGAATAPPASPVVATTPTTAGVVRTPPPAVAADSKRKVPNGPDPIHNRRARWGEAPSTRV from the exons ATGGGCAGAAGGCTGGCCTTGCTCATCTGTGTGGCGCTCTTGTCCGCGGCAATGGCGAACGGCACCAGGCCTGCCGCAGGGACTGTTGGCGGCGCCGCCACCGCTCCTCCTGCTAGCCCTGTTGTCGCAACAACGCCGACTACTGCTGGTGTAGTTaggacgccgccgccggcggtggcggcggacagcaagaggaaggtgcccaacGGACCTGATCCTATTCATAACAG GAGAGCGAGATGGGGAGAAGCACCGTCGACGAGAGTGTAG
- the LOC136538248 gene encoding beta-glucuronosyltransferase GlcAT14B-like: MEAAAPCPRAHHVDLRWLLSVAAGGLFALLLLLATSPTFRLPSSTTTSRLFLGPASRSSSAPPTLFVEPTLSRPLPPAASLSRFAYLISGSAGDAGMMRRCLLALYHPRNRYVLHLDAEAPDADRADLAAFVAVHPVLAAAGNVKVVEKANLVTYRGPTMVTTTLHAAALLLWGDGRGRGADWDWFINLSASDYPLVTQDDLMHVFSKLPRDLNFIDHTSNISWKAFARAMPVIIDPALYMKTKGDLFWMPERRSLPTAFKLFTGSAWMVLSRPFVEYLIWGWDNLPRTVLMYYANFISSPEGYFHTVACNAEEFRNTTVNSDLHFISWDNPPMQHPHYLTADDWDRMVRSDAPFARKFLRDDPVLDRIDADILGRRGPGMVAPGGWCQAAAAAGGGGGQNSNGTDDDPCAAVGNAAFLRPGPGAQRLQRLVTSLLSEENFRPRQCVVEDDN; encoded by the exons ATGGAGGCCGCCGCCCCGTGCCCGCGCGCCCACCACGTCGACCTCCGCTGGCTGCTCTCCGTGGCCGCCGGCGGCCTCTTCGCGTTGCTGCTCCTGCTGGCCACCTCCCCGACGTTCCGTCTGCCCTCCTCAACCACCACCTCCCGCCTCTTCCTCGGCCCCGCGTCCCGCTCCTCCTCGGCGCCGCCCACGCTCTTCGTCGAGCCCACTCTGTCCCGCCCGCTACCCCCCGCCGCGTCACTCTCGCGGTTCGCCTACCTCATCTCCGGCTCGGCCGGGGACGCCGGGATGATGCGCCGCTGCCTGCTGGCGCTCTACCACCCGAGGAACCGCTACGTGCTCCACCTCGACGCGGAGGCGCCGGACGCCGACCGTGCCGACCTCGCCGCCTTCGTCGCCGTGCACCCGGTGCTCGCCGCGGCGGGGAACGTGAAGGTGGTCGAGAAGGCCAACCTCGTCACCTACAGGGGCCCCACCATGGTGACCACCACGCTGCACGCCGCCGCGCTGCTCCTGTGGGGCGACGGCAGGGGCCGCGGCGCCGACTGGGACTGGTTCATCAACCTCTCCGCCTCCGACTACCCGCTCGTCACGCAGGATG ATTTGATGCATGTGTTCTCCAAGCTGCCGCGCGATCTCAACTTCATCGATCACACGAGTAACATCTCCTGGAAAGC GTTTGCGAGGGCGATGCCGGTGATCATAGACCCGGCGCTGTACATGAAGACAAAGGGCGATCTGTTCTGGATGCCGGAGAGGCGGAGCTTGCCGACGGCATTCAAGCTATTCACTG GTTCGGCGTGGATGGTGCTGTCCCGGCCGTTCGTGGAGTACCTGATCTGGGGGTGGGACAACCTCCCGCGCACGGTGCTCATGTACTACGCCAACTTCATCTCCTCCCCGGAGGGCTACTTCCACACGGTGGCGTGCAacgccgaggagttccgcaacacgACGGTGAACAGCGACCTGCACTTCATCTCCTGGGACAACCCGCCCATGCAGCACCCGCACTACCTCACCGCCGACGACTGGGACCGGATGGTGCGCAGCGACGCGCCCTTCGCGCGCAAGTTCCTCAGGGACGACCCCGTGCTGGACCGGATCGATGCCGACATCCTCGGGCGGCGGGGACCCGGCATGGTCGCGCCGGGAGGCTGGTGTCAAGCAGCTgcagccgccggcggcggcggcgggcagaaCAGTAACGGGACCGACGACGATCCGTGCGCGGCGGTCGGGAACGCGGCGTTCCTAAGGCCCGGCCCGGGCGCCCAGCGGCTGCAGAGGCTCGTCACGTCGCTGCTGTCGGAGGAGAACTTCCGGCCCAGGCAGTGCGTAGTAGAAGACGACAACTGA